In the genome of Hyphomonas sp. Mor2, one region contains:
- a CDS encoding glycosyl hydrolase family 17 protein — protein MSNPYNRKHSLSGIHTGQLSETDLSALIEKLLNDQIHGLGFSPVMDGQTNKSDISADQIRSRLSVLAPHIKWIRTFSCTRGNELTPGIAKEMGLQSMVGAWIDYEFDRNELELQNAIDIANRGEAGLLAVGNEVLLRGEISEDQLIAYIRRAKAETDVPVGYVDAYFIFENYPRLAEECDVLLVNCYPFWEGYPIEHANVYMREMYRRAQRVANGKPVVIAETGWPNLGSNEMGAEPSRLNAMKYFVDAVQWAQSENIDLFYFAGFDETWKIENEGDVGAYWGLWDKNGKPKYY, from the coding sequence ATGTCTAACCCATACAATAGGAAGCATTCGCTTTCCGGAATTCACACAGGACAACTGAGCGAAACAGACCTTTCGGCTCTGATCGAGAAACTCCTGAACGATCAGATTCATGGATTGGGGTTCAGTCCGGTCATGGATGGCCAAACCAACAAGTCGGACATCTCCGCGGATCAGATCAGGTCGAGACTTTCCGTCCTGGCCCCCCACATAAAGTGGATCCGGACGTTCTCGTGTACGCGCGGAAATGAATTGACGCCGGGCATCGCGAAAGAAATGGGCCTGCAATCCATGGTCGGGGCATGGATCGATTATGAGTTCGATCGCAATGAACTGGAGCTTCAGAATGCAATCGATATCGCCAACAGGGGCGAAGCCGGACTCCTGGCTGTCGGGAATGAGGTCTTGTTGCGCGGCGAAATCAGCGAAGACCAGCTCATCGCGTACATCCGGCGTGCCAAGGCCGAGACAGATGTGCCCGTGGGCTATGTCGACGCCTATTTCATCTTCGAGAACTATCCGCGTCTCGCAGAAGAATGCGATGTGCTTTTGGTGAACTGCTATCCGTTCTGGGAAGGCTATCCGATTGAGCACGCGAATGTGTACATGCGCGAAATGTATCGCCGCGCCCAGCGCGTTGCCAATGGCAAGCCAGTGGTCATCGCTGAAACCGGGTGGCCGAATCTTGGATCGAATGAAATGGGGGCTGAGCCGTCTCGCTTGAATGCGATGAAGTATTTTGTCGACGCCGTCCAATGGGCGCAGTCTGAAAACATCGATCTGTTTTACTTCGCCGGTTTCGATGAAACCTGGAAAATTGAGAATGAAGGCGATGTCGGAGCCTATTGGGGGCTATGGGACAAAAATGGCAAACCGAAGTACTACTAA
- a CDS encoding DUF3336 domain-containing protein, with translation MTNLNQTNASKRDLQSAQSYEDWSNTAQMLDQQSGGAAWRLAEKDRRFDYKRIRERLDLLREARESDDAHEVLFALNEGIHGNLGGIANSSLYNQSIFGTKHLIEDYIAEVTEALQYLAETDDRVIPYEERIDFFRRASHCYGRTALMLSGAGARTPYHFGVVGALLEEDLLPDIISGSSGGAIVAGIIGSCKPDELADRLSLDAMRAIHESVTPDQKSRRLFPMPVRAETLRQLVNEMLPDLTFEEAYDLSGRHINISVASDQTYQKSRLLNAITTPHVYLREAVLASCSVPGVFPAVTLASKDHHGERKPYLPELKWIDGSVTDDLPARRIGRLYGVNHFIASMTNPAVLWSLRDHSDLPQPIKIARKWGDEVLKANLRATQPLVRTLSKQFGSLGSMHHIFYSVALQQYTADINILPSQRFMDPRKILSPISWEDTQILYEDGRRVTWPKIEMIRNTTMISRCLDDILLEYQGAADTAL, from the coding sequence ATGACCAATTTGAATCAGACAAATGCGTCCAAGCGCGACCTGCAGTCCGCCCAATCCTACGAAGACTGGTCCAATACGGCTCAAATGCTCGATCAACAATCCGGCGGGGCGGCCTGGCGGCTCGCTGAAAAGGATCGCCGGTTCGACTATAAGCGCATCCGGGAACGACTGGATCTATTGCGCGAGGCGCGTGAATCCGACGACGCGCATGAAGTTCTGTTCGCCCTGAACGAGGGCATTCACGGCAATCTGGGCGGGATCGCAAATTCCAGCCTGTACAATCAGTCCATTTTTGGGACCAAGCATCTGATTGAGGACTATATCGCGGAGGTCACGGAGGCCCTGCAATATCTGGCCGAAACGGATGATCGTGTCATTCCGTATGAAGAACGGATCGATTTTTTCAGACGCGCCAGCCACTGCTATGGCCGGACCGCGTTGATGTTGAGCGGCGCTGGCGCGCGGACGCCCTACCATTTCGGGGTCGTCGGGGCTCTGCTCGAAGAAGACCTTTTGCCTGACATCATTTCAGGATCCAGCGGCGGCGCGATCGTGGCGGGCATCATCGGCTCGTGCAAACCGGATGAGCTTGCAGACCGACTTTCGCTGGACGCTATGCGGGCCATCCACGAGTCGGTCACTCCGGATCAAAAAAGCCGTCGCCTCTTTCCGATGCCGGTACGCGCAGAGACATTGCGGCAGCTGGTCAATGAAATGTTGCCAGATCTGACCTTCGAAGAAGCGTACGATCTGTCCGGCCGCCATATCAATATCTCGGTCGCTTCTGATCAGACCTACCAGAAGTCTCGTCTGCTGAATGCCATCACGACGCCGCATGTTTACCTGCGCGAGGCGGTACTGGCGTCTTGCTCGGTCCCCGGCGTGTTTCCGGCCGTGACCCTGGCGTCAAAAGACCATCATGGGGAGCGCAAGCCTTACCTACCGGAATTGAAATGGATTGATGGGTCCGTCACGGATGATCTGCCCGCGCGCAGAATTGGTCGGCTGTACGGGGTCAACCATTTCATTGCCAGTATGACAAACCCGGCGGTCCTCTGGAGTTTGAGAGATCATTCTGATCTCCCGCAACCGATCAAGATCGCCCGGAAATGGGGGGATGAGGTTCTCAAAGCCAATCTCCGAGCGACCCAGCCGCTGGTCCGGACGCTGTCCAAACAGTTTGGCAGCCTTGGGTCGATGCATCACATTTTCTATTCAGTCGCGCTGCAACAATATACGGCGGACATCAATATTCTTCCGTCGCAGCGCTTCATGGACCCTCGGAAGATCCTGTCCCCTATTTCGTGGGAAGACACGCAGATTCTCTATGAAGATGGCAGACGCGTCACTTGGCCGAAGATAGAAATGATCCGCAACACAACGATGATCAGCCGGTGCCTGGATGATATCCTACTGGAGTATCAGGGGGCAGCCGACACAGCTCTGTAG
- a CDS encoding peptidase produces MTYCAALKMNDHLIFMSDTRTNAGVDNISKFRKMFTWAVPGERVITLMTAGNLATTQAVVSLLDERSKAPEERDPTILQAPTLFQVARLIADTLNEVVNERAEEGQDAEAAFRATLIMGGQIEGMEPRLFLIYPEGNFIEASSETPFFQIGETKYGRPIILRAFDPSMTVEQALRLLCVSFDSTLRANLSVGMPLDVHVYEANSLDRGAQFRIDEANPAFSVISKGWGDALKLALEGLPEFTVPPD; encoded by the coding sequence ATGACCTACTGCGCCGCCCTGAAAATGAACGATCATCTCATTTTCATGTCAGACACGCGCACCAATGCCGGCGTCGATAATATTTCAAAATTCCGCAAGATGTTCACCTGGGCTGTTCCTGGCGAGCGCGTCATCACTTTGATGACTGCAGGAAACCTTGCGACGACTCAAGCGGTGGTCAGCTTGCTTGATGAGCGCTCGAAAGCGCCAGAAGAGCGCGATCCGACGATCCTGCAGGCGCCGACTTTGTTCCAGGTCGCCCGGTTGATCGCCGACACTCTGAATGAAGTTGTCAATGAACGCGCCGAAGAAGGTCAAGATGCTGAAGCCGCGTTTCGAGCGACTTTGATCATGGGCGGACAGATCGAAGGCATGGAGCCTCGTCTGTTTCTGATCTATCCCGAAGGCAACTTTATCGAAGCCAGCTCGGAAACACCGTTCTTCCAAATCGGCGAAACCAAGTATGGGCGTCCAATTATCCTTCGCGCCTTTGACCCATCGATGACCGTCGAACAAGCGCTTCGATTGCTATGCGTCTCTTTTGATTCAACCCTGAGAGCGAACTTGTCGGTCGGGATGCCGCTCGATGTGCATGTCTATGAAGCCAATTCGCTTGACCGAGGGGCACAGTTTCGGATTGACGAAGCGAACCCGGCATTTTCTGTCATCTCAAAAGGTTGGGGCGACGCGCTTAAACTTGCGTTGGAGGGCCTCCCGGAGTTCACCGTTCCACCTGATTGA
- a CDS encoding RNA polymerase sigma factor: MAKSPERLVREGLVRHLPKFRRFALSLARNQADADDLVQAGFERALAKAKSYNPAFKIETWVFKIIQNYWTDQMRKRARRGTTVDIDQAYSLMGEDGRHSAETRDLSFKARLAIEQLPEEHRSVVALILVSGESYKDAAEILGVPVGTVMSRLYRARQTLMQQLDNDQNLGGRA, encoded by the coding sequence ATGGCGAAGAGCCCCGAACGTCTGGTCCGCGAAGGCCTGGTCCGACATCTGCCGAAATTTCGGCGGTTTGCCCTGTCGCTCGCGCGAAATCAGGCCGATGCGGATGACCTCGTCCAGGCAGGATTCGAACGCGCTTTGGCGAAAGCCAAATCCTACAATCCGGCTTTCAAGATAGAAACTTGGGTGTTCAAGATCATCCAAAATTACTGGACCGATCAAATGCGAAAACGAGCGAGACGCGGCACGACCGTTGATATCGACCAAGCCTATTCTCTGATGGGTGAGGATGGCCGACATTCGGCTGAAACCCGGGATCTGTCCTTCAAGGCGCGGCTCGCCATAGAACAGTTGCCCGAAGAACACCGCAGTGTCGTGGCTTTGATCCTGGTCAGCGGTGAGAGCTATAAGGATGCGGCCGAGATACTCGGCGTCCCGGTCGGTACGGTCATGAGCCGCCTCTACCGGGCCCGGCAAACCTTGATGCAGCAATTGGACAATGACCAAAATCTCGGAGGCCGCGCATGA
- a CDS encoding S8 family serine peptidase: MIAPVMEAQRADRAQRLDRLDRVHDRAAARDRIANRPASDRVRERAATDAVVRDVVEEPVRDVEEPVDAENMETSDSARTGTIILDPFGDRVRRGEVLALNPSAEALAELSRRSLRELRQRSLSDDAILYLFRSPGAIDLRELLDTLQAIDPTGLYTPNHIFDPNGASENTLNDASVISPDLTGDTCNVGLIDGPVHGLPETLQPLITQQQRFESGPVSESLHGATVAFRLIDTAAQLGPANPVSVCAADVFSSGAEEIITAEAISAALNWQMGQGVELINASLAGPHNAIVAWSVERFVSDGGILVAAVGNGGPLSRNIYPAAYEGVIGVTAVDSRGELYALASQGTHVDVAAHGVNIDVSQIGIDGSLSGTSFATPVVTGWIAARGLDFDLAGHAFIDRGDVGRDTKFGVGELHISMETIAFASD; encoded by the coding sequence ATGATTGCGCCCGTTATGGAGGCGCAGCGCGCCGATCGTGCGCAAAGACTGGATCGCCTGGACCGGGTTCACGATCGTGCCGCGGCGCGCGATCGAATTGCCAATCGCCCAGCAAGTGATCGTGTACGCGAGCGAGCAGCGACCGACGCGGTTGTCCGAGACGTCGTGGAAGAACCGGTTCGCGATGTTGAAGAACCGGTTGACGCCGAAAACATGGAGACATCGGACAGCGCCCGGACCGGCACTATCATTCTTGATCCGTTTGGCGATCGGGTCCGGCGCGGCGAAGTTCTGGCACTCAATCCGTCCGCGGAGGCGCTCGCCGAGCTGTCGCGCCGAAGTCTGCGTGAGCTGCGCCAGAGGTCCCTCTCGGATGACGCGATCCTGTATTTGTTTAGAAGCCCAGGGGCCATCGATCTCAGGGAATTGCTGGATACTCTGCAGGCGATCGACCCGACGGGTCTATACACGCCCAATCACATCTTCGACCCAAATGGCGCGTCTGAGAATACGCTTAACGACGCGAGTGTTATCTCGCCTGACCTTACAGGGGACACGTGCAATGTCGGTCTGATCGATGGTCCTGTTCACGGCTTACCCGAGACACTGCAACCCCTGATCACGCAGCAGCAAAGGTTCGAGAGCGGCCCGGTCTCTGAGTCGCTACACGGGGCCACCGTTGCCTTTCGCTTGATCGACACTGCCGCGCAACTCGGGCCTGCCAACCCCGTCTCGGTGTGCGCCGCCGACGTATTTTCCTCCGGCGCTGAAGAGATCATCACGGCGGAAGCCATCAGCGCCGCGTTGAACTGGCAAATGGGACAAGGGGTTGAGTTGATCAATGCGAGCCTTGCCGGCCCGCACAATGCGATTGTGGCGTGGAGCGTGGAGCGTTTTGTCTCTGATGGCGGAATCCTCGTCGCTGCGGTCGGCAATGGAGGCCCGCTCAGTCGCAACATTTATCCAGCCGCTTATGAGGGTGTGATTGGCGTGACGGCTGTGGACTCTCGCGGCGAACTGTACGCCCTCGCCAGCCAGGGCACGCATGTTGATGTCGCCGCGCACGGCGTAAACATCGATGTCTCGCAAATTGGCATAGACGGATCCTTGTCCGGAACGTCGTTCGCCACACCCGTGGTGACGGGCTGGATCGCGGCGCGCGGACTTGATTTCGATCTGGCCGGACATGCGTTCATCGATCGAGGTGACGTCGGCCGCGATACCAAGTTTGGCGTTGGCGAGCTCCACATCTCGATGGAAACAATCGCATTCGCTTCAGATTAG
- a CDS encoding serine hydrolase domain-containing protein: protein MRSVLFGIALLTIVGCGSGGGGASTSVPSVPAPVPPPTASQPDFSAVMTEADASIADDLAILIGDETGILFTYEKGDYKIDDQVAIASASKMIFGLLLWGLVESGDLNRNDTPGTHIGFWTNMAGDARSEVTLDQLLGFVSGFNEPPANPGCISDSAISLTDCVETIYLDGLDTLPGDAFYYGPEHMQVAGLMASAATGQTIAELIDARLSQPFGLTQTLYPAAAGDNPRLSGQMRSSADDVARLLTAVLAGDLVSDRDGYLQDRTASVTFGSRPAGLDALDWHYGFGFWKECDDLSYTAACDDNPIISSPGAFGFTPWIDFEHGYWGIVAIEDVLIGGRPASQVSVELQQNVQPIIEAELD from the coding sequence ATGCGCTCCGTTTTGTTTGGCATTGCTTTGCTAACCATTGTTGGATGTGGCAGCGGCGGTGGCGGGGCTAGCACGAGTGTTCCCAGCGTCCCGGCCCCCGTGCCGCCGCCAACCGCATCGCAACCCGATTTCTCAGCCGTAATGACCGAAGCAGATGCCTCGATTGCTGATGATCTGGCGATCTTGATCGGTGACGAGACGGGCATCCTCTTCACTTACGAGAAGGGCGATTACAAGATCGATGATCAAGTCGCGATCGCCTCGGCCTCAAAGATGATTTTTGGCCTGCTCTTGTGGGGCCTGGTAGAGTCTGGCGACCTCAATCGCAACGATACGCCAGGCACCCATATTGGTTTTTGGACAAACATGGCTGGCGATGCACGAAGCGAGGTTACGCTCGACCAATTGTTGGGATTTGTCTCCGGATTCAATGAACCACCGGCAAATCCCGGCTGCATAAGTGACAGTGCGATCTCGCTCACCGACTGTGTTGAAACGATCTATCTGGATGGCTTGGACACGCTTCCGGGCGACGCGTTCTACTATGGTCCGGAGCACATGCAGGTTGCAGGATTGATGGCGAGTGCAGCAACTGGACAGACCATCGCAGAACTGATCGACGCGCGTCTGTCTCAACCCTTCGGCCTCACTCAAACACTTTATCCAGCTGCCGCAGGCGACAATCCGCGCTTATCTGGTCAGATGCGGTCGTCAGCTGATGACGTGGCGCGCCTTCTAACCGCTGTCTTAGCCGGCGACCTGGTCTCGGACCGCGACGGCTACCTTCAGGACCGGACTGCATCAGTGACATTTGGAAGTCGCCCTGCCGGGCTCGATGCGCTGGATTGGCATTATGGGTTCGGCTTCTGGAAAGAGTGTGATGATCTATCCTACACCGCCGCTTGCGACGACAATCCCATCATCTCCTCGCCCGGCGCGTTTGGATTTACACCATGGATCGATTTCGAGCACGGCTATTGGGGCATTGTCGCGATAGAGGACGTTCTGATTGGCGGCCGTCCTGCATCTCAAGTGAGCGTCGAGCTGCAGCAAAACGTGCAACCGATTATTGAGGCGGAATTAGACTGA
- a CDS encoding circularly permuted type 2 ATP-grasp protein produces MAEGIKFFDEMHGFTQEIRAPYQVFHELLSEIDPARLRQQSNKAEEFFRKTGITFNVYGEADAEERLIPFDLLPRIISAKEWRTLTKGIEQRIKALNAFLHDIYHRQEILRAGRIPAALIMENDAFLAQMVGVDPPGGIYTHIVGTDLVRTGPNDFFVLEDNARTPSGVSYMLENRETMLKMFPELFSQVGVETISDYPSLLRKTLAASAPKACTGKPTIAVLTPGIHNSAYYEHAFLADQMGVELVEGQDLKVVDGRICMRTTCGFEPIDVIYRRVDDEYLDPLNFNPDSLLGVPGIFDIYRAGGISITNAPGTGISDDKALYSYMPEIVEFYTGQKPILKNVETWRCSEPSSLQYVLENLSELVVKEVHGSGGYGMLVGPAASKAEIEAFRAKLKANPANYIAQPTLALSTVPILTDAGLAPRHVDLRPFVLVSPQSIDVVPGGLTRVAMKEGSLVVNSSQGGGTKDTWVLSDE; encoded by the coding sequence ATGGCTGAGGGTATCAAGTTCTTTGATGAAATGCACGGGTTCACCCAAGAGATCCGCGCACCGTACCAAGTGTTTCACGAGCTACTTTCTGAGATCGATCCGGCACGATTGAGACAACAATCGAACAAAGCAGAAGAGTTCTTTCGAAAGACCGGCATCACTTTCAACGTATATGGCGAAGCAGACGCTGAAGAGCGTCTGATCCCATTTGATCTATTGCCGCGAATTATCAGCGCCAAGGAATGGCGAACGCTCACGAAAGGAATCGAGCAGCGGATCAAAGCGCTCAATGCCTTCTTGCACGATATTTATCATCGGCAGGAGATTCTGCGCGCCGGACGTATCCCTGCCGCGCTGATCATGGAGAATGACGCATTCCTCGCGCAGATGGTTGGCGTGGACCCGCCGGGCGGTATCTACACGCATATTGTCGGGACCGATTTGGTACGGACGGGGCCTAACGATTTCTTCGTCCTGGAAGACAATGCTCGGACCCCTTCGGGTGTTTCCTACATGCTAGAAAACCGGGAAACGATGCTGAAAATGTTTCCTGAACTGTTTTCTCAAGTCGGTGTCGAGACGATTAGCGATTATCCGTCTTTGCTAAGGAAGACCCTCGCCGCGTCCGCGCCAAAAGCCTGCACGGGAAAACCGACCATTGCTGTGCTGACGCCCGGGATCCACAATTCGGCTTATTATGAACACGCGTTTCTCGCCGATCAGATGGGTGTGGAACTCGTCGAAGGGCAGGACCTGAAAGTCGTTGATGGACGCATCTGCATGCGCACCACGTGCGGGTTCGAGCCGATCGATGTTATCTACAGACGTGTGGATGATGAATATCTGGACCCGCTGAACTTCAATCCCGACTCCTTGTTAGGCGTACCGGGGATATTCGATATCTATCGCGCTGGCGGTATCTCGATCACCAATGCGCCGGGCACAGGCATCTCTGATGACAAGGCGCTCTACTCTTACATGCCTGAGATTGTTGAGTTCTATACAGGTCAGAAGCCAATATTGAAAAACGTCGAGACCTGGCGATGTTCGGAACCTTCATCGCTGCAATACGTTCTCGAAAACCTCTCCGAACTGGTGGTCAAGGAGGTTCATGGTTCTGGCGGTTACGGCATGCTGGTTGGCCCAGCTGCCAGCAAGGCAGAGATCGAGGCGTTCCGCGCAAAACTCAAAGCCAACCCTGCAAACTATATCGCTCAACCAACCCTGGCGCTTTCGACGGTCCCGATCCTGACGGATGCTGGTCTTGCGCCTCGACATGTCGACTTGCGCCCGTTTGTGCTGGTCTCACCGCAGTCGATTGACGTCGTTCCGGGAGGGCTCACACGGGTCGCCATGAAGGAAGGATCACTGGTCGTGAATTCCAGCCAAGGTGGCGGTACGAAGGATACTTGGGTGCTAAGCGATGAGTAG
- a CDS encoding alpha-E domain-containing protein, giving the protein MSRMLGRTASGLFWMMRYLERFENTARLIDAGFRMSLTRARTAESEWESVLTTAGTRDIYLQGHDRFSTKGATDFLIADKDNPSSLFRSIAAARENARMTRTALTRDVWEAINETWLQFNRDHAALRHRTDLQDLLSSVRQQSALVRGSINGTMLRNDIFRFVILGAMIERADNTARVLDTKYYVLLPSSASVGSSLDRVQWEMILRSASAERSFHWLYGGEISPAAIVDFLIHDVRLPRSIAYCYDEIVATLAALEREYGKRTPAHDLAARHEAHITSSTSDVIVGSGLHEFLIDLIARNAALSGQIEQDYRFSN; this is encoded by the coding sequence ATGAGTAGAATGCTGGGGCGAACCGCATCGGGGCTATTCTGGATGATGCGATACCTGGAGCGGTTTGAGAATACGGCCCGCCTGATCGACGCAGGATTTCGAATGTCGCTGACCCGCGCGCGCACCGCCGAGAGCGAGTGGGAGTCTGTACTGACGACGGCGGGAACTCGGGATATCTATCTTCAAGGCCACGATCGTTTCAGCACGAAAGGGGCCACTGATTTTTTGATCGCTGATAAAGATAATCCAAGCAGCCTGTTCCGCTCGATTGCGGCCGCGAGGGAAAACGCGCGAATGACGCGCACCGCGCTCACGCGAGACGTTTGGGAGGCGATCAATGAAACCTGGCTGCAGTTCAATCGCGATCATGCAGCGTTACGCCACCGGACGGACTTGCAAGATTTGCTTTCGAGCGTACGTCAGCAGTCGGCTTTGGTGCGCGGGAGTATCAACGGCACCATGCTGCGCAATGATATCTTCCGATTTGTCATCCTCGGGGCGATGATAGAGCGGGCTGACAATACTGCGCGCGTGCTGGATACCAAATATTATGTCCTATTGCCCTCTAGCGCCTCAGTTGGCTCTTCTTTGGACAGAGTACAATGGGAGATGATCCTGCGTTCTGCCTCAGCGGAACGTTCTTTTCACTGGCTCTATGGCGGCGAAATCAGCCCGGCCGCAATCGTCGACTTTCTCATTCACGATGTGCGGCTGCCCCGCTCAATTGCGTACTGTTATGATGAGATCGTCGCCACACTCGCGGCGCTCGAACGGGAGTATGGCAAACGCACTCCGGCGCATGATCTGGCGGCTCGTCACGAAGCACACATCACTAGCTCGACAAGTGACGTGATTGTCGGGTCGGGACTCCACGAATTTCTGATTGATTTGATTGCCAGAAACGCGGCGCTTTCCGGTCAGATCGAGCAAGACTACAGATTCTCGAATTAG
- a CDS encoding transglutaminase family protein yields MRLQIQHTTQFHYDDPPSYGLLQLRTTPQSSAAQTVIAWDIRLEGARKQAQFMDQHGNLIDLIEVLPEAQLLEISVSGEVETHSADGVLGRHYQSMPLWYYRQQTALTQLTEGLHELAESIVLPTESTLSDLHSLSRLIRERVAYAPGQTSVNTTAGDALTNAKGVCQDHSHIFLSVVREKGFPARYVSGYLLMDDRTSQDASHAWSEVYLDGLGWVGFDVSNGISPDERYVRIAHGADYADAAPTKGLTMGAGRENLVVSIQVQQ; encoded by the coding sequence ATGCGCCTGCAGATCCAGCACACCACCCAATTCCACTATGACGATCCACCTTCATATGGATTGCTTCAGTTGCGCACAACGCCGCAATCCTCCGCCGCACAGACCGTAATCGCCTGGGACATCCGTCTGGAAGGCGCGCGCAAGCAGGCGCAATTCATGGATCAGCATGGAAACCTGATCGACCTCATCGAAGTTCTACCTGAGGCGCAATTGCTGGAAATCAGCGTTTCCGGTGAAGTTGAAACGCACTCTGCCGACGGCGTCCTGGGGCGCCATTACCAGTCCATGCCGCTTTGGTATTATCGCCAACAGACAGCGCTAACTCAATTAACAGAAGGCCTGCACGAATTGGCGGAGTCTATCGTCTTGCCGACCGAGTCGACCCTTTCGGACCTCCATTCGCTAAGCCGGTTGATCCGGGAACGCGTGGCGTATGCGCCGGGCCAGACGAGTGTAAACACCACGGCTGGCGACGCGCTCACAAACGCGAAAGGTGTGTGCCAGGACCACAGTCATATCTTCCTCAGCGTCGTCCGTGAAAAGGGCTTTCCGGCGCGCTATGTCAGCGGATACCTGCTAATGGACGATCGCACCTCTCAAGACGCCAGCCATGCCTGGAGCGAAGTCTATCTCGATGGTTTAGGTTGGGTCGGATTCGACGTCTCGAATGGCATAAGCCCGGATGAGCGGTATGTGAGGATTGCTCACGGAGCGGATTATGCTGATGCGGCGCCGACCAAAGGACTAACCATGGGAGCCGGGCGGGAAAATTTGGTTGTTTCCATCCAGGTTCAGCAATAG
- a CDS encoding glycosyl hydrolase family 17 protein produces the protein MFRSKRKPFNPPYANAICYSGYREGQSPASGVFPSYAQIREDLLILQRHWRYLRVYDCTPHAETVLQVIRDENLPMQVMLGAGLHAEVSNYNCPWGGVYDDATLQANRAENTAELERMIDLSKRFRKEVLALSIGNEASVEWNDHMVPVDRLIQMAQRLQNETQHPVTFCENYVPWTNKLKGLVEHLDLISIHTYPVWEYKSIDEALAYTQENYYAVKGRYPEKPVVITEAGWTTASNGRGIDPSNASDSLQALYYERLLKWVSEEQILTFVFEAFDEPWKGSPDPNEPEKHWGLFTLDRTPKPVMAGLFADLAPSNL, from the coding sequence ATGTTCAGATCCAAAAGAAAGCCCTTCAATCCGCCTTACGCGAATGCGATCTGCTATTCGGGGTATCGAGAAGGGCAAAGCCCGGCGTCAGGCGTGTTTCCTTCTTATGCGCAGATCCGGGAAGATCTGCTGATCCTGCAACGCCATTGGCGATACTTGCGCGTCTATGATTGCACACCTCACGCAGAAACCGTCCTGCAAGTCATTCGAGACGAGAATTTGCCGATGCAAGTGATGCTCGGAGCGGGGCTCCATGCTGAGGTGAGCAATTATAATTGTCCATGGGGCGGCGTTTATGATGATGCAACGCTTCAGGCCAATCGCGCGGAGAATACCGCTGAACTTGAGCGAATGATCGACTTGTCCAAGCGCTTTCGCAAAGAAGTTCTGGCGCTCTCCATTGGAAACGAAGCGAGCGTCGAGTGGAACGACCACATGGTGCCCGTCGACCGGCTTATTCAGATGGCGCAGCGACTTCAGAATGAGACGCAGCATCCGGTCACATTCTGCGAGAATTATGTGCCTTGGACAAACAAGTTGAAAGGGCTCGTTGAACACCTCGATTTGATCAGCATCCACACCTATCCGGTCTGGGAGTATAAATCGATTGATGAGGCGCTCGCCTACACGCAAGAGAACTATTACGCCGTGAAGGGGCGATATCCCGAAAAGCCCGTGGTGATCACCGAGGCCGGGTGGACGACCGCCTCAAATGGTCGAGGCATAGATCCTTCGAACGCCTCGGATTCTCTCCAGGCTCTGTATTATGAGCGATTGCTCAAATGGGTGTCGGAAGAACAGATTCTCACATTCGTATTCGAGGCTTTCGACGAGCCTTGGAAGGGATCGCCTGATCCCAACGAGCCAGAGAAGCATTGGGGCTTGTTCACGCTGGATCGAACGCCGAAGCCGGTCATGGCAGGCCTGTTCGCAGACCTCGCGCCGAGCAATCTATAA